The DNA window GATGTCCCAGCATGCCCACAAGAATTCGTTCATTCCCCGCACCTCTGCCGACAGTGATCAAGGGCCATGTCCATGAGCTTTTCGACGTGCTCGTCATGGATCGTGTAAAAAATCACCTTGCCCGCCCGCCTGCCGCGCACAAGCCTGGCCGTGCGCAAAAGGCGCAGCTGGTGGGACACGGCCGAAATGGTCATGCCCAGCACCGCCGCCAGGTCGCACACGCACAGCTCCCCAAGACGCAGGGCGTCCA is part of the Desulfomicrobium macestii genome and encodes:
- a CDS encoding ArsR/SmtB family transcription factor produces the protein MKDVCEVRCIHEENVNRALLGRTDDGVLEEAAGLLGVISDPTRLKIMDALRLGELCVCDLAAVLGMTISAVSHQLRLLRTARLVRGRRAGKVIFYTIHDEHVEKLMDMALDHCRQRCGE